A genomic stretch from Doryrhamphus excisus isolate RoL2022-K1 chromosome 23, RoL_Dexc_1.0, whole genome shotgun sequence includes:
- the ap1ar gene encoding AP-1 complex-associated regulatory protein — protein sequence MGNCWAFCVGFFRKEANRIQRGGGSKYFRSSTAGEHYTIEFENLVESDEDESPKPCPRPISEDEIKHLREHRYTAISNKQVLIDRQLQAELEAQEERLRLEEEARNAAQREAARLARERKMKELATQRTRGTADGCGSEPQQRKQAGDGFDPSLQNVKAQSDAFRSNRLPSDTNVVTPNTESSWDFTAKTRSTNDDGTSLDLEWEDEEGINRALPAWERSRTEEDILRAALRPGGKQAHSGPTSTSEDSNALEWENDFVSTHPEDNMDPEFEGFVNPVLDTPSEDAEDYGLRSDGQDR from the exons ATGGGTAATTGCTGGGCATTCTGTGTAGGCTTCTTCAGAAAAGAAGCTAACAGGATCCAAAGAGGAGGAGG GTCCAAATACTTCCGCAGCAGCACTGCAGGGGAGCATTATACTATAGAG TTTGAAAATCTTGTAGAAAGTGACGAG GATGAAAGCCCAAAGCCTTGTCCTAG GCCCATCAGCGAGGATGAAATCAAGCACCTGCGTGAGCATCGATACACCGCCATCTCCAACAAGCAGGTCCTGATAGACCGGCAGCTTCAAGCAGAG TTAGAGGCACAAGAGGAGAGGTTGAGGCTAGAAGAGGAGGCTAGAAATGCTGCTCAGCGCGAGGCTGCCAGGTTGGCACGTGAACGAAAAATGAAGGAG CTGGCCACGCAGAGGACGAGGGGGACAGCAGATGGCTGTGGCAGCGAACCTCAACAGAGAAA ACAAGCTGGTGATGGTTTTGACCCCTCCCTCCAGAATGTCAAGGCCCAGTCAGATGCCTTCAGAAGCAATA GACTTCCCTCGGACACAAACGTAGTGACTCCTAACACAGAGAGCAGCTGGGATTTCACCGCCAAGACTCGCTCCACCAATGATGACGGCACCTCACTGGATCTAGAGTGGGAGGATGAGGAAG GAATCAACCGAGCCCTTCCAGCCTGGGAGAGGTCCCGGACAGAAGAGGACATTCTGCGTGCAGCCTTGAGGCCCGGCGGGAAGCAAGCGCACAGCGGTCCAACCTCTACCTCTGAGGACTCCAACGCGCTGGAGTGGGAGAATGATTTTGTGAGTACCCACCCAGAGGACAACATGGACCCGGAATTTGAGGGTTTTGTCAATCCAGTGTTGGACACTCCCTCCGAGGACGCCGAGGACTATGGCCTCAGGTCGGACGGCCAGGACAGATAG
- the cfap100 gene encoding cilia- and flagella-associated protein 100 isoform X2, translated as MSSDNLVSKKGGVAKSHNADTRRWKSPDSKSILLQSLNEKSERQKEMRKFLPLPIDEKMSYSARMMAQQRKDLSKQLAEEEESVKVLKQAKRKPTLPFQTPARRELKTALLKQTHIVRECKHDFIAMERQKAVLEISLMTKRSEICKMDKAIAKEERQLKELEKLIEKDNQNFEQFLRDNEKKSTEARTFFEREAKSKQERNAEIKKMTSEISIIRSEVSSYEETLQEYKRYKELLFKLSPPEWQEAQRAKLMRKVPLDQSTEDELKPPPMDPTAVKREKTVESDGAGGRPRLTSAESTSPSKQSDPDTDSSEYEDDPELYFTDPKQLIELMTELTEQNLSLMKNCTRAEETLEELKQSMEAVKKTTEKDEALLRQQIHEMNRRIEDEKARAAKLKQKVQVHVLLNMEHEDDMLSALGEKVAEVYRCCVDDRVSSHSTLEKLASIEKQMSSLLLCLEDIPEESLEMMQKIKDSERRIRQREEKLRLQREKQMERMKRYLERSLADAKKTSGRKLMPRCIPTAQKVKVKKVESVPADDDFNDYFFTSLDIE; from the exons ATGTCCTCAGACAACCTTGTGTCAAAAAAGGGTGGTGTTGCCAAATCCCACAATGCAG ACACAAGACGGTGGAAATCACCAGACAGCAAAAGCATTCTTCTACaaagtttaaatgaaaaatcCGAGCGACAAAAG GAGATGCGAAAATTCCTGCCTCTCCCGATTGACGAAAAGATGAGCTACAGCGCTCGAATGATGGCACAGCAGAGGAAAGATCTTTCCAAGCAGCTGGCGGAGGAGGAAGAGAGTGTGAAGGTGCTAAAACAAGCCAAGCGTAAGCCAACGCTCCCTTTCCAAACACCCGCAAGGCGTGAGTTGAAGACGGCCTTGTTGAAGCAAA CACACATTGTGAGAGAATGCAAACACGACTTCATCGCCATGGAGCGTCAGAAGGCCGTGTTGGAG ATATCACTGATGACAAAGAGGTCAGAGATTTGTAAAATGGACAAGGCCATCGCCAAAGAGGAGCGACAGCTGAAGGAGCTGGAGAAGCTCATCGAGAAGGACAACCAAAACTTTGAACAGTTTCTGAGGGACAACGAGAAGAAGTCTACAGAGGCCCGAACATT TTTTGAACGAGAAGCCAAGTCTAAACAGGAGAGAAACGCAGAGATTAAGAAGATGACTTCTGAAATATCGATAATAAGAAG TGAAGTTTCCAGCTATGAAGAAACACTACAAGAGTACAAGAGGTACAAGGAGCTTCTCTTTAAGTTGTCTCCACCAGAGTGGCAGGAGGCCCAGAGAGCAAAGCTTATGAGGAAAGTCCCACTGGATCAAAGTACTGAGGATGAGCTGAAACCCCCCCCAATGGACCCCACAGCGGTCAAGCGAG AGAAGACTGTGGAGAGCGACGGTGCTGGTGGGAGGCCCAGACTGACATCTGCAGAGAGCACCAG tcccTCCAAGCAGTCTGACCCAGACACGGACAGTTCAGAATACGAG GATGATCCGGAGTTGTACTTCACCGACCCCAAACAGCTGATTGAGCTGATGACGGAGCTAACGGAGCAGAACTTATCTTTGATGAAGAACTGTACAAGAGCTGAGGAGACACTGGAGGAGCTTAAACAATCTATGGAGGCAGTCAAGAAGACAAC TGAAAAGGACGAGGCGCTCCTGAGACAGCAAATTCACGAGATGAACAGGAGGATCGAGGATGAGAAGGCGAGAGCCGCAAAGCTGAAACAGAAGGTTCAggtccatgttttgttgaacaTGGAACATGAG GATGACATGCTGAGTGCTCTCGGGGAGAAGGTGGCAGAGGTGTACAGGTGCTGCGTGGACGACAGAGTGAGCAGCCACAGCACCTTGGAGAAGCTGGCCAGCATTGAGAAGCAGATGTCTTCACTACTGCTCTGCCTGGAGGACATACCAGAGGAAAGCTTGGAAATGATGCAGAAGATCAAGGACAGCGAGAGGAGGATTAG GCAACGTGAAGAAAAGCTGAGGTTGCAAAGAGAGAAACAGATGGAACGGATGAAGAGATACTTAGAGAGGTCTCTGGCTGATGCCAAGAAAACT AGTGGACGTAAACTAATGCCAAGATGCATCCCGACTGCCCAGAAGGTCAAAGTTAAAAAAGTGGAAAGTGTTCCTGCTGACGACGACTTTAATGACTACTTTTTCACATCTTTGGAtatcgagtaa
- the cfap100 gene encoding cilia- and flagella-associated protein 100 isoform X1: MLVTRSTRQAYRQAPNAMSSDNLVSKKGGVAKSHNADTRRWKSPDSKSILLQSLNEKSERQKEMRKFLPLPIDEKMSYSARMMAQQRKDLSKQLAEEEESVKVLKQAKRKPTLPFQTPARRELKTALLKQTHIVRECKHDFIAMERQKAVLEISLMTKRSEICKMDKAIAKEERQLKELEKLIEKDNQNFEQFLRDNEKKSTEARTFFEREAKSKQERNAEIKKMTSEISIIRSEVSSYEETLQEYKRYKELLFKLSPPEWQEAQRAKLMRKVPLDQSTEDELKPPPMDPTAVKREKTVESDGAGGRPRLTSAESTSPSKQSDPDTDSSEYEDDPELYFTDPKQLIELMTELTEQNLSLMKNCTRAEETLEELKQSMEAVKKTTEKDEALLRQQIHEMNRRIEDEKARAAKLKQKVQVHVLLNMEHEDDMLSALGEKVAEVYRCCVDDRVSSHSTLEKLASIEKQMSSLLLCLEDIPEESLEMMQKIKDSERRIRQREEKLRLQREKQMERMKRYLERSLADAKKTSGRKLMPRCIPTAQKVKVKKVESVPADDDFNDYFFTSLDIE; this comes from the exons ATGTTGGTTACACGCAGTACGAGGCAGGCATACAGGCAGGCCCCAAACG CGATGTCCTCAGACAACCTTGTGTCAAAAAAGGGTGGTGTTGCCAAATCCCACAATGCAG ACACAAGACGGTGGAAATCACCAGACAGCAAAAGCATTCTTCTACaaagtttaaatgaaaaatcCGAGCGACAAAAG GAGATGCGAAAATTCCTGCCTCTCCCGATTGACGAAAAGATGAGCTACAGCGCTCGAATGATGGCACAGCAGAGGAAAGATCTTTCCAAGCAGCTGGCGGAGGAGGAAGAGAGTGTGAAGGTGCTAAAACAAGCCAAGCGTAAGCCAACGCTCCCTTTCCAAACACCCGCAAGGCGTGAGTTGAAGACGGCCTTGTTGAAGCAAA CACACATTGTGAGAGAATGCAAACACGACTTCATCGCCATGGAGCGTCAGAAGGCCGTGTTGGAG ATATCACTGATGACAAAGAGGTCAGAGATTTGTAAAATGGACAAGGCCATCGCCAAAGAGGAGCGACAGCTGAAGGAGCTGGAGAAGCTCATCGAGAAGGACAACCAAAACTTTGAACAGTTTCTGAGGGACAACGAGAAGAAGTCTACAGAGGCCCGAACATT TTTTGAACGAGAAGCCAAGTCTAAACAGGAGAGAAACGCAGAGATTAAGAAGATGACTTCTGAAATATCGATAATAAGAAG TGAAGTTTCCAGCTATGAAGAAACACTACAAGAGTACAAGAGGTACAAGGAGCTTCTCTTTAAGTTGTCTCCACCAGAGTGGCAGGAGGCCCAGAGAGCAAAGCTTATGAGGAAAGTCCCACTGGATCAAAGTACTGAGGATGAGCTGAAACCCCCCCCAATGGACCCCACAGCGGTCAAGCGAG AGAAGACTGTGGAGAGCGACGGTGCTGGTGGGAGGCCCAGACTGACATCTGCAGAGAGCACCAG tcccTCCAAGCAGTCTGACCCAGACACGGACAGTTCAGAATACGAG GATGATCCGGAGTTGTACTTCACCGACCCCAAACAGCTGATTGAGCTGATGACGGAGCTAACGGAGCAGAACTTATCTTTGATGAAGAACTGTACAAGAGCTGAGGAGACACTGGAGGAGCTTAAACAATCTATGGAGGCAGTCAAGAAGACAAC TGAAAAGGACGAGGCGCTCCTGAGACAGCAAATTCACGAGATGAACAGGAGGATCGAGGATGAGAAGGCGAGAGCCGCAAAGCTGAAACAGAAGGTTCAggtccatgttttgttgaacaTGGAACATGAG GATGACATGCTGAGTGCTCTCGGGGAGAAGGTGGCAGAGGTGTACAGGTGCTGCGTGGACGACAGAGTGAGCAGCCACAGCACCTTGGAGAAGCTGGCCAGCATTGAGAAGCAGATGTCTTCACTACTGCTCTGCCTGGAGGACATACCAGAGGAAAGCTTGGAAATGATGCAGAAGATCAAGGACAGCGAGAGGAGGATTAG GCAACGTGAAGAAAAGCTGAGGTTGCAAAGAGAGAAACAGATGGAACGGATGAAGAGATACTTAGAGAGGTCTCTGGCTGATGCCAAGAAAACT AGTGGACGTAAACTAATGCCAAGATGCATCCCGACTGCCCAGAAGGTCAAAGTTAAAAAAGTGGAAAGTGTTCCTGCTGACGACGACTTTAATGACTACTTTTTCACATCTTTGGAtatcgagtaa